Proteins co-encoded in one Corynebacterium tuberculostearicum genomic window:
- a CDS encoding Trm112 family protein — protein MSLDPKLLEVLVCPQDKGPLTYLEQKQVLVNERLGIAYPIEDDIPVMLVDHAQKWPA, from the coding sequence ATGAGTCTTGACCCGAAGTTGCTAGAGGTCCTTGTCTGCCCGCAAGACAAGGGCCCTTTGACATATCTGGAACAAAAACAGGTCCTCGTCAACGAGCGGCTGGGCATTGCCTATCCCATTGAGGATGACATCCCAGTCATGCTTGTAGACCACGCCCAGAAATGGCCAGCTTAA
- a CDS encoding amino acid permease, with product MTVNSPPSPDGPHENERAVYASEDHDLQKGMGNRQLQMIAIGSAIGTGLLLGTGSRLQDAGPFLAVLYLICGFFGYIILRSLGELIVYRPSSGSFVSYAREFYGEKTAFVTGWLYWGNWAMTLVADGTAVAIYIKWFSQYTSWLDSVPQWALALVVICGILVFNMLSVKIFGELEYWFSLIKIVALIIFMLVAIGVLIFGHPSGDPTGFSLISDYGGWLPNGLMPAVIVIQGVVFAYAGIELVGTTSGETKNVEKHIPRAVNNVLLRILVFYFGSVLLLTLVLPYTTYLADVSPFVTFFESLGVGVAAPIFQLVVITAAISSLNAGLYSTGRIMYNMSTSGSGPKFGARMSKSGVPYGGIVMAALVGLVGVFLNYVVPEMAFEIVLNLAALGTLASWAAVAISHLKFVRLAKSGSYTRPGYRSPFGEGGDWAVLIFIGLVIILMAFDYPIGTYALASTLLLVPVFMAMWYAWRDRIRTIAEERKAKHLPTSSFPAAPQTDLHPKK from the coding sequence ATGACAGTAAATTCTCCGCCGTCCCCGGATGGACCACACGAGAATGAAAGGGCGGTCTACGCCTCAGAAGACCACGACCTGCAAAAGGGAATGGGCAATCGCCAGCTGCAGATGATCGCCATCGGTTCTGCTATCGGTACCGGTCTGCTTCTGGGCACCGGAAGTCGTTTGCAAGACGCCGGACCGTTTCTCGCGGTGCTGTATCTCATTTGTGGCTTCTTCGGCTATATCATCCTGCGTTCTCTTGGCGAGCTCATCGTCTATCGCCCCAGCTCCGGCTCGTTCGTTTCCTATGCCCGCGAGTTTTACGGCGAGAAGACCGCCTTTGTTACCGGTTGGTTGTACTGGGGAAATTGGGCCATGACCCTGGTGGCGGATGGCACAGCCGTAGCTATCTACATCAAATGGTTTAGCCAATACACGTCGTGGCTCGATTCCGTTCCGCAGTGGGCACTTGCCCTCGTAGTTATCTGCGGCATCCTGGTATTCAATATGCTCTCGGTGAAAATCTTCGGCGAGCTGGAGTATTGGTTCTCGCTGATTAAGATTGTTGCACTGATCATCTTCATGCTGGTGGCCATCGGTGTCCTCATCTTCGGCCACCCGAGTGGCGACCCGACCGGCTTTAGTCTCATTTCTGACTATGGCGGCTGGCTGCCTAATGGCTTGATGCCTGCCGTGATCGTCATCCAGGGTGTCGTCTTCGCCTATGCCGGCATTGAGCTTGTCGGCACCACCTCCGGCGAGACCAAGAACGTAGAAAAGCACATCCCGCGCGCGGTCAATAACGTGCTGCTGCGCATCCTAGTTTTCTACTTCGGCTCCGTGCTGCTGCTCACGCTCGTGCTGCCGTACACCACTTACCTCGCTGACGTGTCGCCATTTGTGACCTTCTTTGAGTCCCTCGGTGTAGGTGTGGCGGCCCCGATTTTCCAGCTTGTCGTTATCACCGCTGCGATTTCCTCGCTCAACGCCGGCTTGTATTCCACCGGCCGCATTATGTACAACATGTCCACCTCCGGCTCCGGCCCGAAGTTTGGTGCTCGCATGTCCAAGTCTGGTGTTCCCTACGGCGGCATCGTCATGGCGGCCTTGGTGGGCTTGGTAGGCGTCTTCCTCAACTATGTGGTGCCGGAGATGGCGTTTGAAATCGTGCTCAACCTGGCAGCCTTGGGCACATTGGCGTCCTGGGCGGCAGTTGCGATCTCGCACCTCAAGTTTGTGCGCCTGGCCAAGAGCGGAAGCTACACCCGACCGGGATACCGCTCGCCGTTTGGCGAAGGCGGAGACTGGGCCGTACTCATCTTCATTGGCCTAGTCATTATCTTGATGGCCTTTGATTATCCAATCGGTACCTATGCGCTGGCATCCACTCTGCTCCTCGTTCCGGTCTTTATGGCAATGTGGTACGCATGGCGCGACCGCATCCGTACTATTGCGGAAGAGAGGAAGGCCAAGCATCTGCCAACCTCCAGCTTCCCGGCCGCACCGCAAACAGACCTTCACCCAAAGAAATAG
- a CDS encoding tetratricopeptide repeat protein produces the protein MSERNHNGRGGRDRKPRNNKGRDFKGDSRKRKSFSPQRSGYREERINRRMSDPDIPAEVDVNDLDPLVLQDLKSLSKENSEAVAKHMIMAAMWMEDDPKLALRHARAAKDRAGRVAIAREVNGIAAYRAGEWKEALAELRAARRISGGPGMLAVMADCERGLGRPEKALELGRTDEAADLDEESKIELAIVLAGARLDMGQAESAVVTIQRANPDRDARGVSACRLAYAYGNALLEAGRKDEAREWFEHAVSIDEGDWTDAGERLEECK, from the coding sequence ATGTCGGAGCGCAATCACAATGGGCGAGGCGGACGTGACCGCAAGCCACGCAATAACAAAGGCCGTGATTTTAAGGGCGATTCCCGGAAGAGGAAGTCCTTTTCGCCGCAGCGCTCCGGTTACCGTGAGGAACGTATTAATCGCCGCATGAGTGATCCTGATATCCCCGCGGAAGTTGACGTCAACGACCTGGACCCGCTGGTACTGCAGGACTTGAAGTCTCTGTCGAAAGAGAACTCCGAGGCCGTCGCCAAGCATATGATTATGGCCGCAATGTGGATGGAAGATGATCCGAAGCTGGCTCTGCGCCACGCACGCGCTGCCAAGGATCGGGCAGGCCGAGTTGCTATCGCCCGTGAAGTCAACGGTATCGCTGCGTATCGCGCCGGCGAGTGGAAAGAAGCATTGGCTGAGCTGCGTGCCGCGCGCCGCATTTCCGGTGGGCCTGGAATGCTAGCGGTGATGGCTGATTGCGAGCGTGGCCTAGGTCGTCCCGAGAAGGCGCTTGAGCTGGGTCGCACGGATGAAGCGGCAGATCTCGACGAGGAATCCAAGATTGAGCTAGCTATTGTTTTAGCTGGCGCCCGTCTAGATATGGGACAAGCTGAGTCCGCAGTTGTCACGATTCAGCGTGCTAATCCGGATCGTGATGCCCGCGGGGTGAGCGCATGTCGCCTCGCTTATGCCTACGGTAATGCTTTGTTGGAAGCAGGCCGAAAGGATGAGGCCAGGGAGTGGTTTGAGCACGCGGTTTCGATTGATGAAGGCGACTGGACCGATGCTGGCGAACGTCTAGAGGAGTGCAAATAG
- the argH gene encoding argininosuccinate lyase: MEPHKTNEGALWGGRFSGGPSEAMFALSVSTHFDWVLAPYDALASKAHAKVLHKAGLLSDVDLDTMLSGLTELGEKVASGEFRPAPTDEDVHGAMERGLIEIVGPEVGGRLRAGRSRNDQVATLFRMWVRDAIRDTAAQVSDLVDALADQAAAHPDAIMPGKTHSQAAQPVLLAHELLGHAQPLLRDIERLQDLDKRLAVSPYGSGALAGSSLQLDPEAIAEELGFDAAAENSLDGTAARDFASETAFVLAQIAVDMSRLSEEIIYWCTPEYGYVTLDDAWSTGSSIMPQKKNPDVPELTRGKTGRLIGNLTGLLFTLKAQPLAYNRDLQEDKEPIVDSVAQLNLLLPAMTGLVSTLTFHEDRMRELAPRGFTLATDLAEWMVRQGVPFREAHEASGACVRIAEERGVDLVELTDEDLAGVDKRLKPSVREVLTIDGAVASRDTKGGTAGVRVAEQRETVRERAAAARTWAQKPLR, encoded by the coding sequence ATGGAACCGCATAAGACTAATGAGGGTGCCCTATGGGGCGGCCGCTTTTCTGGCGGCCCCTCCGAGGCGATGTTTGCCCTTTCCGTTTCTACCCACTTCGATTGGGTATTGGCACCCTATGATGCGCTTGCTTCCAAGGCGCATGCCAAGGTGCTGCACAAAGCGGGCTTGCTTTCCGACGTCGACTTGGACACTATGCTTTCCGGGCTCACCGAACTAGGGGAAAAGGTGGCCTCTGGTGAGTTCCGCCCAGCGCCCACGGATGAGGACGTCCATGGTGCGATGGAGCGCGGGCTGATCGAAATCGTTGGTCCGGAAGTCGGCGGCCGTTTGCGCGCTGGCCGCTCCCGCAATGACCAGGTGGCCACGCTTTTCCGCATGTGGGTACGTGATGCCATTCGCGATACCGCGGCTCAGGTGAGCGACTTGGTGGATGCCTTGGCCGATCAGGCAGCAGCACATCCGGACGCCATAATGCCGGGCAAAACTCACTCGCAGGCGGCACAGCCAGTTCTTTTGGCGCATGAGCTTTTGGGCCATGCGCAGCCACTTCTACGCGATATTGAGCGTCTGCAGGACCTGGATAAGCGCTTGGCTGTATCGCCCTACGGTTCTGGCGCTCTAGCCGGTTCCTCCTTGCAGCTAGATCCGGAAGCCATTGCGGAGGAACTCGGCTTTGATGCCGCTGCGGAGAACTCCTTGGATGGCACTGCGGCTCGTGACTTCGCCTCCGAGACGGCTTTCGTCTTGGCGCAGATTGCCGTCGACATGTCCCGACTTTCGGAAGAAATTATCTACTGGTGCACGCCGGAATACGGCTACGTCACTCTGGATGATGCATGGTCGACCGGCTCGTCCATCATGCCGCAAAAGAAGAATCCCGACGTTCCGGAGCTCACCCGCGGCAAAACTGGCCGCCTTATCGGTAACCTCACTGGCCTTTTATTCACCCTGAAGGCTCAGCCGCTGGCCTATAACCGCGACCTACAGGAAGACAAGGAGCCGATCGTTGACTCGGTGGCGCAGCTTAACCTGCTGCTGCCTGCGATGACCGGTCTTGTATCGACGCTTACCTTCCATGAGGACCGCATGCGCGAGTTGGCTCCGCGCGGGTTTACGCTGGCTACCGATTTGGCTGAATGGATGGTTCGCCAAGGCGTTCCTTTCCGCGAGGCGCACGAAGCGTCCGGCGCCTGCGTGCGCATCGCTGAGGAGCGGGGAGTTGACCTAGTGGAGCTCACCGATGAGGATTTGGCGGGCGTCGACAAGCGGCTGAAGCCTAGCGTCCGTGAAGTGCTCACCATCGACGGGGCGGTGGCCTCTCGTGACACCAAGGGTGGCACCGCTGGTGTCCGCGTGGCTGAGCAGCGCGAGACTGTCCGGGAGCGTGCCGCGGCTGCTCGCACGTGGGCGCAGAAGCCGCTGCGCTAA
- a CDS encoding argininosuccinate synthase — MSARVVLAYSGGLDTSVAIPYLAKMTGGDVVAVSLDLGQGGEDMESVRQRALDCGAVESIVIDAKDEFAENYCVPTIKANGMYMKQYPLVSAISRPLITKHLVEAAQEFGGTHVSHGCTGKGNDQVRFEVSFRAQDPSLEIIAPARDYAWTRDKAIAFAEEINLPIEQSASSPFSIDQNLWGRAVETGFLEDLWNPPTKDLYAYTEDPGLGNAPDEIIISFEKGIPVAVDGQKKSPLQIIEEVNRRAGAQGIGRLDMVEDRLVGIKSREVYEAPGAMVLIQAHEALEDVTVERELARYKRLTDARWSEEVYDGLWHSPLKRSLDAFIEESQENVTGDIRLSMHAGTATVTGRRSGQSLYSFDLATYDTGDTFDQTAAKGFVQLHGLSTQISNQRDREGGFPTSAQK, encoded by the coding sequence ATGTCCGCACGCGTAGTTCTGGCATACTCCGGTGGCCTTGATACTTCTGTTGCCATCCCGTACTTGGCAAAGATGACCGGAGGCGATGTCGTAGCCGTTTCCTTAGATTTGGGCCAAGGCGGCGAGGACATGGAATCGGTACGCCAGCGTGCGCTGGACTGTGGTGCCGTAGAATCCATCGTCATTGATGCCAAGGATGAGTTTGCAGAAAACTACTGCGTTCCCACCATCAAGGCAAACGGCATGTACATGAAGCAGTACCCGTTGGTATCGGCAATTTCTCGTCCGCTTATTACCAAGCATCTCGTAGAGGCAGCCCAGGAATTCGGCGGCACGCACGTCTCCCACGGTTGCACCGGTAAGGGCAATGACCAGGTTCGTTTTGAGGTGTCCTTCCGTGCTCAGGACCCTTCCCTGGAGATTATTGCCCCAGCACGTGACTATGCATGGACGCGCGATAAGGCGATCGCCTTCGCCGAGGAAATTAATCTGCCCATTGAGCAGTCCGCGTCCTCACCATTTTCTATCGATCAGAATCTGTGGGGCCGCGCCGTAGAAACCGGCTTCCTGGAGGATCTGTGGAATCCGCCGACAAAGGATCTCTATGCCTACACCGAGGACCCCGGCTTGGGCAATGCTCCAGATGAGATCATCATCTCCTTTGAAAAGGGAATTCCGGTAGCCGTTGATGGGCAAAAGAAGTCCCCGCTGCAGATCATTGAAGAGGTTAACCGTCGTGCAGGTGCCCAGGGCATTGGCCGCCTCGACATGGTGGAGGATCGGTTGGTGGGCATTAAGTCCCGCGAGGTCTATGAGGCCCCAGGCGCAATGGTGCTCATCCAGGCTCACGAGGCGCTGGAGGATGTCACTGTAGAGCGCGAGCTGGCTCGGTACAAGCGCTTGACCGATGCCCGTTGGTCCGAAGAAGTTTATGACGGACTGTGGCATTCGCCGCTGAAGCGTTCCCTGGATGCTTTCATCGAGGAGTCTCAGGAGAATGTCACTGGCGATATTCGCCTGAGCATGCACGCCGGCACCGCCACGGTCACCGGACGCCGTTCTGGCCAGTCGCTGTACTCCTTTGACCTGGCTACTTATGATACTGGCGATACCTTCGACCAGACTGCCGCAAAGGGCTTTGTGCAGCTCCACGGCCTGTCCACTCAGATTTCCAACCAGCGTGACCGCGAAGGCGGTTTCCCCACCAGCGCGCAGAAGTAG
- a CDS encoding acetylornithine transaminase, with protein sequence MLTERWRETLVDTYGTPPIGLVSGHGATLTDEQGNSYIDLLAGIAVNALGYGNEHVAQAVYHQAQNLVHTSNLFATQPVLDAGAKLIERVGDANARVFFCNSGAEANEAAFKLARLTGRHRILAAKHGFHGRTMGSLALTGQPDKQNAFRPLPGGVEFYPFGDADYLRQLVELNPEDTAAIIFEPMQGETGVIPAPSGFMQKVNDLCEEYGILLIVDEVQTGVGRTGAFFAHEIESVRPDVITMAKGLGAGVPIGAMITRGRARDLFTPGTHGTTFGGNPVACAAANVVLDTVDAEFLAEVTRKGDYLRQKLENLANVDHVRGRGFMLGVVLNAPVAKQAVHGGLEKGLILNAPKENVLRLTPPLIISQQELDTALNTLRTILEELA encoded by the coding sequence ATGTTGACCGAACGGTGGCGGGAGACGTTGGTGGATACTTATGGGACCCCGCCTATAGGACTAGTCTCTGGTCACGGCGCAACGCTGACCGATGAACAGGGCAATTCTTATATTGACCTTTTAGCAGGAATTGCGGTGAACGCCTTAGGCTATGGCAATGAGCACGTGGCGCAGGCGGTTTACCACCAAGCGCAAAATCTGGTTCATACCTCAAATCTCTTTGCCACACAGCCCGTACTGGATGCGGGGGCGAAGCTCATTGAGCGTGTCGGAGACGCCAACGCCCGTGTATTCTTTTGCAACTCAGGTGCGGAAGCAAACGAGGCCGCATTTAAGCTTGCGCGTTTGACAGGTCGTCACCGCATACTTGCGGCTAAGCACGGTTTTCATGGCCGAACCATGGGTTCCCTAGCTCTGACGGGGCAGCCTGATAAGCAAAACGCATTTCGCCCGTTGCCGGGTGGGGTAGAGTTTTATCCCTTTGGGGACGCGGATTACCTACGCCAGCTGGTTGAGCTGAATCCAGAGGATACTGCGGCCATCATTTTTGAGCCTATGCAGGGAGAAACTGGGGTTATACCGGCACCTAGCGGATTTATGCAGAAAGTCAACGATCTATGTGAAGAATACGGCATATTGCTTATCGTTGATGAAGTCCAAACGGGTGTGGGCCGCACGGGGGCGTTCTTCGCCCACGAGATAGAAAGCGTACGTCCGGATGTCATCACTATGGCGAAGGGGCTGGGCGCTGGGGTGCCGATCGGTGCGATGATTACACGAGGACGAGCAAGAGACCTATTTACGCCCGGCACTCATGGCACTACCTTTGGCGGTAACCCCGTGGCCTGTGCTGCGGCCAATGTAGTCCTTGACACCGTGGATGCGGAGTTTCTTGCGGAAGTTACCCGCAAGGGGGATTATCTGCGCCAAAAGCTAGAAAATCTGGCGAATGTGGACCACGTACGTGGCCGAGGCTTTATGCTGGGAGTTGTATTAAATGCACCGGTGGCAAAGCAGGCTGTGCACGGCGGGCTGGAAAAGGGACTCATTCTCAATGCACCTAAGGAGAATGTCCTCCGCTTAACTCCGCCCTTAATTATCTCCCAGCAAGAACTTGATACAGCACTGAACACACTCCGGACCATATTGGAGGAACTGGCATGA
- the tyrS gene encoding tyrosine--tRNA ligase: protein MNIIDELQWRGLINQSTDLEALREACEKPIALYCGFDPTGDSLHAGHLVPLIMLRRFQKAGHHPIALAGGATGFIGDPRDVGERSMLSEEDLAHNLDAIKGQLRRFIDFDGEQAATMVNNADWTMNMSVIDFLRDVGKNFSLNTMLDRDTVKRRLEGDGISYTEFSYMLLQSNDFVQLRRERECVLQIGGGDQWGNIVSGVDLNRRVDGAKVHGLTVPLVTDASGQKFGKSTGGGKLWLDPEKTSAYSWYQYFLNAGDSVVIDYLRWFTFLTQEEIAEYERAVEAEPYKRAAQRRLAQEMTDLVHGEKATKAVELAAQALFGKAELSELDEKTLAGALSETTVAEIAAGEPCTIVDLLVASGLADSKGAARRTIKEGGAYVNNQRIESAEWEPSVEDLLHGSWLVLRRGKKNFAGAKLS from the coding sequence ATGAATATCATTGATGAACTGCAATGGCGCGGGCTGATTAACCAGTCCACAGATCTTGAAGCCCTCCGCGAGGCATGCGAGAAACCTATCGCTTTGTACTGCGGCTTTGACCCAACCGGTGATTCCCTCCACGCCGGCCACCTGGTCCCGCTCATCATGCTGCGCCGCTTCCAGAAGGCCGGGCACCACCCGATCGCCCTGGCAGGTGGCGCGACAGGTTTCATTGGCGATCCGCGCGATGTCGGCGAGCGCTCCATGCTTAGTGAGGAAGACTTGGCGCATAACCTTGACGCCATCAAGGGCCAATTGCGTCGCTTCATCGACTTCGACGGCGAGCAAGCCGCCACCATGGTCAATAACGCGGATTGGACCATGAACATGTCCGTCATCGACTTCTTGCGTGATGTGGGAAAGAACTTCTCCCTCAACACGATGCTGGACCGCGATACCGTCAAGCGGCGCCTCGAGGGCGACGGCATTTCCTATACCGAGTTCTCCTACATGCTCCTGCAGTCTAATGACTTCGTGCAGCTTCGCCGCGAGCGCGAATGCGTATTGCAGATCGGCGGTGGTGACCAGTGGGGCAACATTGTCTCCGGTGTTGATCTCAATCGTCGTGTCGACGGCGCCAAGGTGCACGGCCTTACCGTGCCGCTGGTTACCGACGCCTCCGGCCAGAAGTTCGGCAAGTCCACCGGTGGCGGCAAGCTATGGCTAGATCCGGAAAAGACGTCCGCTTACTCTTGGTACCAGTACTTCCTCAATGCTGGTGACTCTGTAGTCATCGACTACCTGCGCTGGTTTACCTTCTTAACGCAGGAGGAAATCGCCGAATATGAGCGCGCCGTGGAAGCGGAGCCGTACAAGCGCGCAGCGCAGCGCCGCCTGGCACAAGAGATGACCGATCTGGTTCATGGTGAAAAGGCAACTAAAGCTGTCGAGCTTGCCGCTCAAGCACTCTTTGGTAAGGCGGAACTTTCCGAGCTGGACGAGAAGACCCTCGCCGGCGCACTTTCCGAAACCACCGTCGCGGAAATTGCCGCCGGCGAACCGTGCACCATTGTTGACCTACTGGTGGCCAGCGGTTTGGCCGATTCCAAGGGGGCAGCTCGCCGCACCATCAAGGAAGGCGGCGCCTACGTCAATAACCAGCGCATCGAATCGGCAGAGTGGGAGCCGTCTGTGGAAGATCTCCTTCACGGAAGTTGGCTAGTTCTGCGCCGAGGCAAGAAGAACTTTGCTGGCGCTAAGTTGAGCTAA
- a CDS encoding arginine repressor, which translates to MNTPTTRNARQAKILEILDRNRVTSQVQLSELLLADGIDITQATLSRDLDELGAKKIKRDGGRSFYVVSGELEQFEDQVGGPREKLRRMLDELVVSHDSSGNIAMLRTPAGAAQYLASFIDRVGLHDVIGCIAGDDTIFVLAREGVTGADLAVTLTARNI; encoded by the coding sequence ATGAACACCCCGACCACCCGTAATGCTCGGCAGGCCAAAATCCTAGAGATTTTGGATCGCAATCGCGTTACCAGCCAGGTGCAATTATCGGAGCTGCTTCTTGCAGACGGGATAGACATCACGCAGGCCACCTTGTCGCGAGACTTGGACGAACTGGGTGCGAAAAAGATCAAGCGTGACGGCGGGCGTTCCTTTTATGTGGTCAGCGGTGAATTGGAGCAGTTCGAGGACCAAGTGGGCGGGCCGCGGGAAAAGTTGCGTCGCATGCTGGATGAATTGGTGGTTTCTCACGATTCTTCCGGCAATATTGCAATGCTGCGCACCCCAGCGGGCGCTGCCCAGTACCTTGCTAGTTTCATTGATAGGGTAGGTCTGCACGATGTCATTGGTTGTATTGCTGGTGATGACACCATTTTCGTATTAGCGCGCGAGGGTGTGACTGGCGCGGATCTGGCGGTAACGCTAACCGCTCGAAATATTTAA
- a CDS encoding ornithine cyclodeaminase encodes MNHAVKFVDVENMARWIQREGVENIITGMVDYLEADYREWERFDKIPRVASHTPFGVIELMPTSNGKEYSFKYVNGHPSNPARGFQTVTAFGVLADVDNGYPTFEAEMTLLTALRTAATSAMVAKHLARKDSKRMAMVGAGSQSEFQALGFRGVMGIEDITIYDIDPEAVEKFKRNLEPLGFNITACSSVDEAVLGADIITTCTADKAQNQILAERHVAPGVHLNAVGGDCPGKTELESSILDKSKVFVEFPEQTRIEGEIQQKPEDFPVVEFYQVLTGQATGRDDDEQITLFDDVGFAINDFSALRYLRDSVKGTDLESEIDIIANPDDPKDLFSLVANVPSLL; translated from the coding sequence ATGAACCACGCAGTTAAGTTCGTAGACGTAGAAAATATGGCGCGCTGGATTCAGCGCGAAGGCGTAGAAAACATCATTACCGGAATGGTGGACTACCTCGAGGCGGACTACCGCGAATGGGAACGCTTCGACAAGATTCCGCGCGTTGCTTCCCACACCCCGTTCGGCGTTATCGAGCTCATGCCTACCTCCAATGGCAAGGAGTACTCCTTCAAGTACGTCAACGGTCACCCATCCAACCCGGCTCGCGGTTTCCAGACCGTTACTGCCTTTGGCGTGCTTGCCGACGTCGACAATGGCTACCCCACCTTCGAAGCCGAGATGACGCTGCTTACCGCACTGCGTACCGCCGCGACCTCCGCCATGGTGGCAAAGCACTTGGCACGCAAGGATTCCAAGCGCATGGCCATGGTCGGTGCCGGCTCCCAGTCCGAGTTCCAGGCGCTTGGCTTCCGCGGCGTTATGGGAATTGAGGACATTACCATCTACGACATCGACCCTGAGGCGGTAGAAAAGTTCAAGCGCAACTTGGAGCCACTGGGCTTTAATATCACTGCTTGTTCCAGCGTCGACGAGGCGGTTTTGGGTGCAGACATCATCACCACCTGTACCGCAGACAAGGCTCAGAACCAGATTCTGGCTGAGCGCCACGTCGCCCCAGGCGTCCACCTCAATGCCGTTGGCGGTGACTGCCCGGGCAAGACCGAGCTGGAGAGCTCCATCTTGGACAAGTCCAAGGTCTTCGTAGAGTTCCCAGAGCAGACCCGCATCGAAGGTGAAATCCAGCAGAAGCCGGAAGATTTCCCGGTTGTCGAGTTCTACCAGGTGCTTACCGGCCAGGCCACCGGCCGCGATGACGACGAGCAGATCACGCTCTTCGACGATGTTGGATTCGCTATTAACGACTTCTCCGCGCTGCGTTACCTGCGCGATTCCGTCAAGGGCACGGACTTGGAGTCCGAGATCGACATCATTGCCAACCCGGATGACCCCAAGGATCTCTTCTCCTTGGTTGCTAACGTTCCGTCCCTGCTCTAA
- the argF gene encoding ornithine carbamoyltransferase, translating to MSLRHFLADDDISTQEQTTILDLAEKLKKEPFAERPLDGPKTVAVLFDKTSTRTRFSFETAVANMGGRAITVDTSMTQMGKGESYQDTAAVLSRYVEAIVWRTFDHANLLEMAETTTVPLVNALSDDLHPCQILADLLTCRENLGELRGRKAVYLGDGDNNMANSYMIGFATAGMDVSIIAPEGFQPRQEFVDRARKRGNITISDDVDEVKGADVVITDTWISMGQENDGRDRRTPFLPYRVDSTLMSKANEDAIFLHCLPAYRGNEVTTEVIDGPQSRVFDEAENRLHAQKALLVWLLGINKEIN from the coding sequence ATGAGCCTGCGACACTTTTTAGCTGATGATGACATCAGCACCCAAGAACAAACGACCATCCTTGATTTAGCAGAAAAGTTAAAGAAGGAGCCCTTCGCAGAGCGCCCTTTGGATGGCCCCAAGACTGTGGCCGTGCTTTTTGATAAGACGTCTACACGCACGCGCTTTTCGTTCGAGACTGCGGTGGCCAATATGGGAGGGCGTGCCATCACCGTCGATACCTCCATGACCCAGATGGGAAAGGGGGAGTCCTATCAAGATACTGCGGCGGTGCTTTCGCGTTATGTGGAAGCTATCGTTTGGCGTACTTTTGACCACGCCAATCTCCTCGAGATGGCAGAGACAACCACTGTGCCTTTGGTCAATGCGCTTTCCGATGACCTGCATCCCTGCCAGATTCTTGCTGACCTTCTGACCTGCCGTGAGAACTTAGGTGAGTTGCGCGGCCGAAAGGCCGTCTACCTAGGGGATGGTGACAATAATATGGCCAACTCCTACATGATCGGTTTTGCCACCGCAGGCATGGACGTTTCTATTATCGCGCCCGAGGGATTCCAGCCGCGCCAGGAATTTGTGGACCGCGCGCGCAAGCGCGGCAACATCACCATTTCAGACGATGTTGATGAGGTAAAGGGGGCAGACGTTGTCATTACCGATACCTGGATTTCGATGGGCCAGGAAAACGATGGCCGCGATAGGCGCACGCCGTTCCTTCCTTATCGAGTTGATTCGACCTTAATGAGCAAAGCAAATGAAGATGCAATATTCTTACATTGTTTGCCGGCGTATCGCGGAAACGAGGTCACGACTGAGGTTATTGATGGTCCGCAGTCGCGAGTCTTTGATGAAGCGGAAAACCGCTTGCACGCGCAAAAGGCGCTTCTTGTCTGGTTGCTCGGAATAAATAAGGAGATCAACTAA